One window from the genome of Verrucomicrobiota bacterium encodes:
- a CDS encoding NADH-quinone oxidoreductase subunit M, with protein MTLALLILLPFLAAIGLAFVPKENEGTPRVIALLTTFFGLLLGVKLFWQFDAAQTGYQFVTTIPGLGAEALGIHCRLGVDGLNVGLLLMGAIVAFAATCVARDIGERAKEFYLLLLTMTGGILGAFASLDLFYFYFFHELALIPTFIMIGVWGRGEDKNYATFKITMYLSLGALIALFGLIALYLQMPAGQRTFDIPAMTQYFAGQRMAAQAQQLIFPALMFGFGILVSLWPFHTWAPLGYGAAPTATAMLHAGVLKKFGLYGLIRVAVPLMPDGAKQWLGVLALLCLGNILYCGLVAMRQKDLNLLIGNSSVAHMGFVFLGIASLNLIGVTGAVVIMVAHGLLAAVSFALSGYIYQQARTLEISRMGGLLQQVPFVGMALTMAMLAGCGLPGFANFVGESMVFFGAWKTFPVVTALACWGALVIGAVYMLRAVRNILHGPLVDDWKDLRDLSNLWRRLPFAVLLFTLLLFGFFPRLLTDKIRASAEVIVNMANGGMPGNRAANQAGHSNTTGLAGEPSQDQRSLSLHPGPIAVELWTFSGVLNRNPNLTLTQKALGSETLGFGAGELHRLDSMAVPPGGEGAKGASHESVSRTVAFTPFQRSTAESAHKQPKGCGPHSFRFKDRGHGSQAADVSHEPIPSPYPPQQPDSTADNTDYADKNSSPSAKSAKSVVKELVQGFNGRDAAENPLPEGEGQSEGERGSEQSGRASPLEDRSFGE; from the coding sequence ATGACGCTTGCCTTGCTCATCTTATTGCCGTTCCTGGCCGCGATTGGCCTCGCGTTCGTCCCCAAGGAGAACGAAGGCACGCCGCGGGTGATCGCGCTGTTGACGACCTTTTTCGGTCTTCTGCTCGGCGTGAAATTGTTCTGGCAATTCGACGCCGCTCAAACCGGGTACCAATTCGTGACTACGATCCCGGGCCTGGGCGCCGAGGCCCTGGGAATCCACTGCCGGCTCGGAGTCGATGGCCTCAACGTGGGCTTGCTGTTGATGGGCGCGATTGTCGCCTTCGCCGCGACGTGCGTGGCGCGCGACATCGGCGAGCGGGCGAAAGAATTCTACCTGCTCTTGCTGACCATGACCGGCGGGATCCTGGGAGCGTTCGCGTCGCTGGATTTGTTCTACTTCTATTTCTTCCACGAACTTGCGCTCATCCCCACGTTCATCATGATCGGTGTGTGGGGCCGGGGGGAGGACAAGAACTACGCCACGTTCAAGATCACGATGTATCTCAGCCTCGGCGCGCTAATCGCGTTGTTCGGGCTGATCGCGCTCTACCTTCAAATGCCCGCGGGCCAGCGGACTTTTGACATCCCGGCCATGACCCAATACTTCGCGGGGCAACGGATGGCGGCCCAGGCGCAGCAACTCATCTTTCCGGCCTTGATGTTCGGCTTCGGCATCTTGGTTTCCCTTTGGCCGTTTCACACCTGGGCGCCGCTCGGCTACGGCGCCGCGCCGACGGCCACGGCGATGCTGCACGCGGGCGTGCTGAAAAAATTCGGGCTTTACGGCCTGATCCGCGTGGCGGTGCCGTTGATGCCGGACGGGGCGAAGCAATGGCTCGGCGTTCTTGCCCTGCTCTGCCTGGGGAACATCCTCTACTGCGGATTGGTCGCGATGCGCCAGAAGGATCTCAACCTTTTGATCGGCAACTCCAGCGTGGCGCACATGGGATTTGTCTTTCTCGGCATCGCGAGCCTGAACCTCATCGGAGTCACGGGGGCCGTGGTGATCATGGTTGCGCACGGTTTGCTCGCGGCCGTGAGCTTCGCGTTGAGCGGCTATATCTATCAGCAAGCCCGCACGCTGGAGATTTCGCGGATGGGCGGTCTTCTGCAGCAAGTCCCGTTTGTTGGAATGGCCTTGACGATGGCGATGCTCGCGGGATGCGGGCTGCCGGGGTTCGCGAATTTTGTCGGCGAATCCATGGTGTTCTTCGGCGCCTGGAAAACGTTCCCCGTCGTTACAGCGCTGGCCTGTTGGGGCGCGCTGGTGATCGGCGCGGTCTATATGCTCCGTGCAGTCAGAAATATTTTGCACGGGCCCCTCGTGGACGACTGGAAAGATTTGCGGGACTTGTCGAATCTCTGGCGAAGGCTGCCTTTCGCTGTGCTCCTCTTCACACTGCTGCTCTTCGGATTCTTTCCCAGGTTGCTCACGGACAAGATCCGGGCCAGCGCGGAAGTCATTGTGAACATGGCGAACGGCGGGATGCCTGGAAACCGCGCCGCGAATCAAGCGGGACATTCCAACACGACGGGTCTGGCCGGAGAGCCTTCGCAGGACCAACGCTCCCTTTCCCTTCACCCCGGCCCCATTGCTGTTGAATTATGGACTTTCAGCGGGGTTCTTAATCGTAATCCTAATCTGACTCTTACTCAAAAGGCGCTTGGCTCTGAAACATTAGGATTCGGAGCAGGAGAACTCCATAGGCTTGATTCAATGGCCGTGCCCCCCGGGGGAGAGGGCGCTAAGGGAGCGTCCCATGAATCCGTCTCCCGGACAGTGGCCTTTACGCCGTTTCAACGCTCGACTGCGGAGAGTGCGCACAAGCAGCCTAAAGGCTGCGGTCCGCACAGTTTTCGGTTCAAGGACCGTGGGCACGGCTCGCAGGCTGCGGACGTTTCTCATGAACCGATCCCCTCTCCCTACCCTCCCCAACAACCTGATTCAACCGCGGATAACACGGATTACGCGGATAAAAACAGTTCTCCATCCGCGAAATCCGCGAAATCCGTGGTTAAAGAATTAGTTCAGGGGTTCAATGGGCGAGACGCTGCGGAGAATCCTCTCCCAGAGGGAGAGGGCCAGAGTGAGGGGGAACGCGGCAGCGAACAATCAGGGCGCGCAAGCCCGCTCGAAGATAGGTCATTTGGCGAATGA
- the nuoL gene encoding NADH-quinone oxidoreductase subunit L: MKLQVLPWLILFLPLLAAAGITLFTLNNRERSAGLSIGAIVLGFVLTLFFIAVNGWEPAGKETVASWLEVGPLQVDFGLRLDPLSLMMLLIVTGVGGAIHIYSYGYMHEDRGVARYFAGLSLFTFSMLGIVLANNFLQLFIFWELVGLSSYVLIGFWFERPSAAAASKKAFLTNRLGDFGFLLGILLVWDTFGTLNFSSIQVELIRNPAALGSLATIAGLLIFCGAVGKSAQFPLHVWLPDAMEGPTPVSALIHAATMVAAGVYMLCRVFFLLDLPDSHALEVIAWIGGITALLAALIATQQNDIKRILAYSTLSQLGYMVLAVGVASPAPAMYHLTTHAFFKALLFLGAGSVIHAMHHEQDIWKMGALRRRMPVTFWTFLLASLALCGLPPLSGFFSKDEIIAATLTPEHGHPALFVLAVMVALLTTFYMSRLVLVAFFGPAKSHGVDHAHESPKVMTVPLLALAVPSVLGGFFGIAELYGHQLGETHSGYHVLAVVASLGAVIFGLAFALGLYWNAAQDPLPEKLGALAQAARNRFYFDELYEATVIKFQEIAAAIAAWFDEWIVAGLLVRGAHGATELFGRGLRLAQTGNLQTYAFLFVLSAAVVLYFMIGR, translated from the coding sequence ATGAAACTCCAAGTCTTGCCCTGGCTCATTTTGTTTCTGCCGCTGCTGGCGGCGGCCGGCATCACGCTGTTCACGCTGAACAACCGTGAACGCAGCGCCGGCCTGTCCATCGGGGCCATCGTCCTGGGCTTCGTGCTCACGCTTTTCTTCATCGCCGTGAACGGCTGGGAACCCGCCGGCAAGGAGACCGTGGCGTCATGGCTGGAAGTCGGCCCGTTGCAGGTGGACTTCGGCCTCCGCCTCGATCCGCTGAGCTTGATGATGTTGCTCATCGTCACCGGGGTGGGCGGCGCGATTCACATTTATTCGTACGGCTACATGCACGAGGACCGAGGGGTAGCGCGTTACTTCGCCGGTCTAAGCCTGTTCACGTTCTCCATGCTTGGAATCGTCCTGGCGAATAATTTTCTGCAATTGTTTATCTTCTGGGAGCTGGTCGGGCTTTCGAGTTACGTCCTCATCGGATTCTGGTTCGAACGGCCTTCCGCCGCCGCGGCGAGCAAGAAAGCGTTTCTGACCAATCGGCTCGGCGACTTCGGCTTTCTTCTGGGAATCCTGCTGGTTTGGGACACGTTCGGAACACTTAACTTCAGTTCGATCCAGGTGGAATTGATCCGGAATCCCGCCGCGCTGGGTTCGCTGGCGACGATTGCCGGCTTGCTGATCTTCTGCGGCGCCGTCGGCAAATCGGCGCAGTTTCCCTTGCACGTCTGGCTGCCCGACGCCATGGAAGGCCCGACGCCGGTGAGCGCTTTGATCCATGCCGCGACGATGGTGGCCGCGGGCGTGTACATGCTTTGCCGCGTGTTCTTTCTGCTCGATCTGCCCGATTCGCACGCGCTGGAAGTCATCGCATGGATCGGAGGCATCACGGCGTTGCTGGCGGCCTTGATCGCCACGCAGCAAAACGACATCAAGCGCATCCTCGCTTATTCGACCCTTTCTCAACTCGGCTACATGGTGCTGGCGGTGGGCGTGGCCAGCCCGGCGCCGGCGATGTATCACCTCACCACGCACGCGTTCTTCAAAGCGCTCCTCTTCCTCGGCGCCGGCTCCGTCATCCACGCGATGCACCATGAACAAGACATCTGGAAAATGGGAGCGCTGCGAAGAAGAATGCCGGTAACGTTTTGGACTTTTCTCCTGGCGTCGCTCGCGCTTTGCGGTTTGCCGCCGTTGAGCGGCTTCTTCAGCAAAGACGAGATCATCGCCGCCACTCTGACTCCCGAACACGGTCATCCCGCGTTGTTCGTTCTGGCGGTAATGGTGGCGCTGCTCACGACGTTTTACATGTCACGGCTGGTTCTGGTCGCGTTCTTTGGGCCGGCCAAATCCCACGGAGTCGATCATGCGCACGAATCTCCGAAAGTCATGACCGTCCCTCTGCTCGCGCTCGCGGTGCCTTCGGTGCTGGGAGGCTTTTTCGGCATCGCGGAACTCTACGGCCACCAACTGGGCGAGACGCACTCCGGCTACCACGTGCTGGCCGTGGTCGCGAGTTTGGGCGCGGTGATTTTCGGTTTGGCTTTCGCACTGGGGTTGTACTGGAACGCCGCGCAAGATCCGTTGCCGGAGAAACTCGGCGCGCTGGCCCAGGCGGCGCGCAACCGGTTTTACTTCGACGAATTGTACGAAGCCACAGTGATCAAGTTCCAGGAAATCGCGGCCGCTATCGCCGCCTGGTTCGATGAATGGATCGTGGCCGGCCTGCTGGTGCGCGGCGCGCATGGGGCGACCGAACTGTTTGGCCGCGGCTTGCGGCTCGCCCAAACGGGCAACCTGCAAACCTACGCCTTCCTGTTTGTCCTGAGCGCCGCGGTGGTGCTGTATTTCATGATCGGCCGATAA
- a CDS encoding NADH-quinone oxidoreductase subunit N: protein MSFSLSILEIAVIAAGLAILLADLWTPASQKRSLGYAAAAAVGLIFLGSLIMDAGAPQYAFNKMFVMDGLALFFKRFFLFAAFVVLLMSVEFADRIETGIAEFYALILFALSGMMFAASSNDFILVFVSLELITVTFYVLTSFQRSRLQSLEAGVKYLILGALASAFLVYGIALIFGVANTTNFGDLMATPRVTTAKPVFLLGLLLVLAGLGFKIAAFPFQIWAPDVYQGSPAPATAFLAIGSKAAGFILLLRVLFSAVPQITVDWTKLLMIISAVTILYGNLCAIPQRNLKRLLGYSSIAHAGYLLLGVAAVNSAGSSAILYYLGAYLFTLLAAFAVICVVMRGVEGDDISAVAGLHERSPLLAASLSLAMVSLAGIPPLAGFFGKFLLLKAVVESGANQPGYYVLIAVAIAGVIISLYYYLGVVRAIYWSKGTAGSARLEVSLPMRACLYACIAAMFYLGLFPDRLVNVALEAVKVLKL, encoded by the coding sequence ATGAGCTTTTCTCTATCCATCTTGGAAATTGCCGTGATCGCCGCCGGTCTGGCGATCCTTCTGGCTGATCTCTGGACGCCTGCTTCCCAAAAGCGGAGTCTGGGCTACGCCGCCGCGGCGGCTGTCGGACTCATTTTCCTGGGCAGCCTGATCATGGACGCCGGCGCGCCCCAGTACGCCTTCAACAAAATGTTCGTGATGGATGGCCTGGCGCTTTTCTTCAAGCGATTCTTCCTCTTCGCCGCCTTCGTCGTGCTCCTGATGTCCGTGGAATTCGCCGATCGCATTGAGACCGGCATCGCGGAGTTTTACGCGCTGATCCTGTTCGCGTTGTCCGGGATGATGTTTGCCGCCTCCTCCAACGATTTCATTCTCGTCTTCGTTTCGCTGGAGCTGATCACCGTCACCTTCTACGTTCTCACCAGCTTTCAGCGCAGCCGCCTTCAATCGCTGGAGGCCGGGGTGAAGTATTTGATTTTGGGCGCGCTGGCTTCGGCCTTTCTAGTCTATGGCATCGCGCTGATCTTCGGCGTCGCCAACACGACCAACTTCGGCGATTTGATGGCGACCCCGCGCGTCACCACCGCCAAGCCGGTGTTTCTGCTGGGCTTGCTCCTGGTTCTGGCCGGACTGGGATTCAAGATCGCCGCGTTCCCTTTCCAGATTTGGGCGCCGGATGTCTATCAAGGCTCGCCGGCTCCCGCCACCGCCTTTCTGGCGATTGGTTCCAAAGCCGCGGGCTTCATTCTGCTCCTGCGCGTGTTGTTCAGCGCCGTGCCGCAAATCACCGTCGATTGGACCAAGCTGCTCATGATCATTTCCGCGGTCACGATTCTGTATGGGAATCTGTGCGCGATTCCGCAGCGGAATCTGAAACGATTGCTGGGCTATTCCAGCATCGCGCACGCGGGCTACCTGCTGCTCGGCGTCGCCGCCGTCAACTCGGCGGGATCGTCCGCCATTCTGTATTACCTCGGAGCGTATCTGTTCACTTTGCTCGCCGCGTTCGCTGTCATTTGCGTCGTGATGCGCGGCGTCGAAGGCGACGACATCAGCGCGGTCGCGGGCCTGCACGAGCGATCGCCTCTGCTGGCGGCGAGCTTGAGTCTGGCCATGGTGTCGCTGGCAGGCATCCCGCCGCTGGCCGGTTTTTTTGGAAAGTTCCTTCTGCTGAAAGCTGTGGTTGAAAGCGGGGCCAATCAGCCGGGCTACTATGTCTTGATCGCGGTGGCCATCGCGGGCGTGATCATCTCGCTCTATTACTATCTCGGCGTCGTGCGCGCGATTTACTGGTCGAAAGGAACCGCTGGATCAGCGCGGCTTGAAGTTTCGTTGCCCATGCGCGCGTGCCTCTACGCGTGCATTGCCGCCATGTTTTATCTCGGGCTTTTCCCCGATCGCCTGGTGAACGTCGCGCTGGAAGCGGTGAAGGTGTTGAAGCTTTAG
- a CDS encoding NADH-quinone oxidoreductase subunit J gives MQDALFYLFAALTVLCGFLVVANPFSRNPVTSAMFLALTIVSLAGLFTLLHAYFLAAVQILVYAGAVMVLFLFVIMLLDLKEEARRKIKLFGLITGSAAVAAVFGIFFKVFVLTTPTLGAGLPQPTLEGVAKPLGVALFTQYFLPFEILSVLLLVAMVGVILLSKKDLK, from the coding sequence ATGCAGGACGCACTGTTTTATCTGTTTGCAGCGTTGACCGTGCTTTGCGGTTTCCTGGTCGTGGCGAATCCGTTCAGCCGCAACCCGGTGACCAGCGCCATGTTTTTGGCGCTGACCATCGTGTCGCTCGCCGGCCTGTTCACGCTGCTGCACGCTTACTTCCTGGCCGCGGTCCAGATCCTGGTCTATGCCGGCGCCGTGATGGTGCTGTTTCTTTTCGTCATCATGCTGCTCGACCTGAAAGAAGAAGCGCGGCGCAAGATTAAGCTCTTTGGCTTGATCACCGGCAGCGCGGCGGTGGCGGCCGTGTTCGGAATCTTTTTCAAAGTGTTCGTCCTGACGACGCCAACCCTCGGCGCCGGATTGCCCCAGCCGACGCTGGAAGGCGTGGCAAAACCCCTGGGCGTCGCTCTCTTCACGCAGTACTTTCTGCCGTTTGAAATTCTGTCCGTGCTCCTGCTGGTCGCGATGGTCGGTGTCATTTTGCTCAGCAAAAAGGACCTGAAATGA
- a CDS encoding NADH-quinone oxidoreductase subunit I: protein MIVKRSPLTFWERLYLPAILGGFKVTLRHFFKKKVTMQYPEEKWTVPPDYRGAPYLVRDQEGNTKCVSCQLCEFVCPPKAIKITPPGLSGPQADRPNAEKMPLEFEINMLRCIFCGFCQEVCPEEAIFLMKDYSLTGSSREEMVYNKEKLLALGGTHNDRIQKWKRKAEEAKAQGVAP from the coding sequence ATGATCGTCAAACGCAGCCCGCTGACATTTTGGGAACGGCTTTATTTGCCCGCGATCCTTGGCGGGTTCAAGGTCACGCTCCGTCACTTCTTCAAAAAGAAAGTGACGATGCAGTACCCGGAGGAGAAATGGACCGTGCCGCCGGATTACCGGGGCGCGCCGTATCTCGTGCGCGACCAGGAAGGCAACACCAAGTGCGTCTCCTGCCAGCTCTGTGAATTTGTCTGTCCACCCAAGGCCATCAAGATCACCCCCCCCGGATTGAGCGGTCCCCAAGCCGACCGGCCGAACGCCGAGAAAATGCCGCTCGAATTTGAGATCAACATGCTCCGCTGCATCTTCTGCGGTTTCTGCCAGGAAGTCTGCCCGGAGGAGGCGATTTTCCTCATGAAGGATTACTCCCTGACCGGCAGCAGCCGTGAGGAAATGGTTTACAACAAAGAAAAGCTCTTGGCGCTCGGCGGCACGCACAATGACCGCATCCAGAAATGGAAGCGCAAGGCCGAAGAAGCGAAAGCGCAGGGTGTGGCGCCCTGA
- the nuoK gene encoding NADH-quinone oxidoreductase subunit NuoK — MTVSLEHYLVVSAMLFCLGLFGVIARRNLLIIYMALELMLNSANLAFVALSRFNNNLNGQVMVFFIITVAAAEVAVGLALIVALYRKRQTAHVEDLTLMKL; from the coding sequence ATGACCGTCAGCCTTGAACATTATCTGGTCGTCAGCGCGATGCTGTTTTGCCTGGGCCTGTTCGGCGTGATCGCGCGCCGGAATCTCCTGATTATTTACATGGCGCTCGAACTGATGCTCAACTCGGCCAACCTCGCGTTCGTGGCGCTCTCACGGTTCAACAACAATCTGAACGGCCAGGTGATGGTGTTCTTCATCATCACCGTGGCGGCGGCGGAAGTGGCCGTCGGCCTCGCGCTCATTGTGGCGCTCTACCGGAAACGCCAGACCGCGCACGTCGAAGATCTCACGTTGATGAAGCTCTAG